In a genomic window of Leptospira andrefontaineae:
- a CDS encoding DUF3341 domain-containing protein, with the protein MYTPKKEQFHTFEETEHGVFGLFDTPAQIIDAAQKTKEKGYTNFDCFTPYPVHGLDDAMGLPRSGLPWVTFFMGIFGCTVGFSMQYLTHKYDWPINISGKSFNAWFAYIPITFEFTVFMAGLSTAAALFFLAKLPRTGRKVLHPDITTDKFALWIPSNSANYSEGSVTDFIKGLGSKHVETVK; encoded by the coding sequence ATGTATACTCCTAAGAAAGAACAGTTTCATACTTTCGAAGAAACAGAACATGGAGTTTTCGGATTATTCGATACTCCAGCTCAGATCATAGACGCAGCTCAAAAAACAAAGGAGAAGGGTTATACCAACTTCGATTGTTTTACTCCGTATCCTGTTCATGGATTGGATGATGCGATGGGTCTTCCACGTTCCGGACTTCCTTGGGTAACCTTCTTCATGGGAATTTTCGGATGCACTGTTGGTTTCTCCATGCAGTATTTAACTCATAAATACGATTGGCCGATCAATATCTCCGGAAAAAGTTTCAACGCTTGGTTTGCTTATATTCCGATCACATTCGAGTTTACAGTGTTCATGGCTGGACTTTCCACAGCAGCAGCTTTGTTCTTCCTGGCTAAACTTCCAAGAACCGGTCGTAAGGTTTTACATCCGGACATCACTACCGACAAATTTGCACTTTGGATCCCTTCCAACTCTGCAAATTATTCAGAAGGTTCAGTGACCGACTTTATCAAAGGCCTCGGCTCTAAACATGTCGAGACGGTGAAATAG